CATATGATGATGTTTGGCACGTATCGCATTAACCAGCATACCGCTAAATCGCCGCGCCTGCATTTGCAATTTGCAGATGGCGAACTTAACTTTTACGCCTGCTTACTGCAACTGATTGATGAACCGCTGGATGAGGTGTACGATTGGTCGGCAGATGTTATGAGCGATAAATGGGATACACGCAAAGCCATTAAAAAAATGAAAGCGATACCCAAACTTTTAGCCTGCGATGCCTTAATGGACCAGCAATTGTTTTCGGGGGTGGGCAATATCATCAAAAACGAGGCCCTGTTTCGTGCCCGCATACATCCCGAAAGCCTGGTAGCGGCTATGCCGCCTAAAAAGGTAAAGGAAATGATAACCGAAGCCATTACCTACAGTTTTGAGTTTTTTGAACAACGCAAGGCCGGCACCCTCAGCAAACACTGGCAGGCCTATCATAAAAAGCAATGCCCGCGCAACCATGTGCCCTTTATCGAAAAAGATACGGGCAAATCGCACAGGGCAAGTTTTTATTGTGAATTATGCCAGGTGAAGTATCAGTAAGTATTGCCCGATGCGGCGAACCGTTAGCCGTCGTTCAGGTCTTCGACAGGCTCAGACTGACACCCGATGTCATGGTGAGCTTGTCGAACCATTAGCTGTCGTTCAGGTCTTCGATAAGTTAGACTTAGCTACCCTAAACTTATTCCCATTTTGGTTGTTGTGTTTAGCAATTAACCCATACCACCATGAAAACAATAAGTGTTAACGGCAACCCCGAATCGATGACTGCTATTATGGTTCCAAAATCAACCGATTATCATGACCATGAAACCATCAGGCTGGAATCGGCAGACCATAACCACACTGTCGAAAAAACCATCTTCAGGATAGTAGACGGCGGCGAAGACCATTGGGAATTACAGTTTGAATAAGCTGTTGTACAGCTAAAGGCTTTATTTCTCGCGGGTGAACACCTTTATGCCGCCATTTTGCTTTAATATAAACTGGCCTTTAGCTGTATCAAATTCTACTACAATATCATTAGGCTCAAATTCAAACCTGTCTTTGCCCGTAGCCTCCAGCCTTATTAGCCCCTGCCCGGCTGCCTGGCCGTACAAAGTTGTATTATCTTTGCTCATCGTTATTTTCAACGGGAAATCGGGGCTGCTGTATACACCCAGGTATTTGTCCAGCTCTTCGGTTTTCAGGTCCGGTTTTTTGTAAAGCGGCATTGTAAACGGTTCATTAAAAACAATGCTAACCGTTGCCTTTAAAATTTTCTCGGTTGAGTATATACCACCGTTTGATGTGTAGGCTATCGCCAATTTTTGCTGCGGAAAATAAGCCAGTTCGGCCCTAAAACCATCAATTGCACCATTATGCCCATAGCTTACCTTTCCATCAAAATCTATTTTGCGCATAGCCATGCCATAATAATCGCTTAAGGGTTTCATTTTAGCCAGGCTGGCATCGCTGATAAGCTTGCCGTTAAACAAGGCCTCGGCAAATTTGGTCAGGTCGGCAGGGGTAGATACCATTGCCCCGGCACCAGATGGTATGCTCATGTCTGTTTCGGGTATTATTTTCCACTTATCCGCAAAATTGTAAGATAGGGCCTCATTATTCGCCGTGTTTATTTTGCCCCCATAATAGGTGTCCTTTAACCCCGCTTTATTTATTACCCGCTGCTTTACCACATCGGCAAAGGGCTGGTTGGTTATTTTTTCTACGATATAGGCCAGTACAATAAAGTTGGTGTTGCTGTATTCAAACTTAGCGCCGGGCTCAAACCTTGGGGCAAAGGCGGCCATCTTGGTCAGCATCTGCTCGCGGGTTTGCGGCTTGGTCATGTAAGTAGCAAAGGCGGGGTCGTTGGTTATGTTAAACAAACCGCTGTGGTGACTAAGCAGCTGGCCAATGGTAATATTAGCAGCATTGGGCATTTGCGGGTAAAACTTGTCCAGCGTAGTTTCAAGCGTTAGTTTACCTTCCTCAATCAGCTGAAAGGTTATTACACCTGTAAACATTTTGCTGATAGAGCCTATGCGGTATTTGGTTTGCACAGTAGCCGGTTGACTGCTTAAGCTATCAATAAAGCTATAGCCTACCGCCTTTTGATAAATCGTTTTACCGTTTTGCGAGATGGACAGGCTACCCATGGTTTTGTTATTGGAGCTTAATATGTTAAGCAAACTATCTAACCTGGGCTTATTAATACTTTGCGCGTATACAGTATTATGCAAAGCTGCGCCAAGCAGCAAAAGGGCAAGCAAGCGTTTCATCATGGCAGGAATAATTAAGTGGTGTTGGTGTTTGACAACATCGCCTTACATAATGTTACACGTTACAAATGATGTGCTAAGGAGTATGATTTTGGTGTGGTCACTATAGGTGTTCGGAAAACTTTTAATTCCCTCCTCGGGGAGGGGTGCGGTGAGAAATGAGCGTAAAGGCGGGGAGGGGGTTTATATGAGCAATGGGTGAAAAAGTAGCTTGACGCCTGATTTAACCCCTACCTCCTCCTTCCCCAGGGAAGGAATCACACATTGCCAGCGCTATTTAATCCTCTCAACACTATGGTGTTGTCACCAGCAAGTTGCCATGCATTTGCGTTTGCATCTTTATTACCTGTCGTAATTGTTGTTGGTGACAACACCAACAACGGCGCGATTTAGAGGCTGTACTTATAATAAATTTGGCAAGGTCTGGTATTTTTGCGTTGGTATAACATCATTAGTATCTAAACCTTGAACACGAAGTTAATTATACTGGAAGTTTAAGCCGATAACTGAAATAATACCGGGGCAAAACCGGTGTATACGCTGCGAGTAGACTTACTATCTTAATCACTAAATCTGTTTTTAATTAATAGTAAAGCAATCCTTATATTTGAATAACCTAAACTTGACTTAATGACAGATAGCGACAGTGAAAATTATATAAATAAAGCAACGTCCTTGATTCCGCTACTTACAATCATCCTTTTGATTTTTGGCGCAACCAAACAGTTTAGTTATTACACTTATTTTAATTTAAATATTTTTTCATACTTAGAATTAACAGAGCTATTACCACAAACACTTTTCTCCTTTTTTCAACTACTGTTTTATTGGTTGGTTTCGATATTAATTACCGCCTTTTTTAACCAAATTTTTTATGCAGAAACAGTGAAATACCCAATAATTTTACCACCTGAACGTCCAGAGAGAATAGGGGAATTAAAAGCCCAAATTTCAAAAGTGTTTTGGAAAATAATTATCGTGGTTTTAGCTTTAACCTTATTAACAATGGGTTCGTATTATTATAGTGATATATTATATAAAATATCTAAACCGTTAGGCTTCATAAATAAGGCCTATTTTCACATTTTGGTTATAGTACTCATCACCATAGTATCGATGATATCCTTATATCAATTGAATCTACGAGTCAAGTTTTTTATGGTATCGATACCAATTTCCTTAGCGTTAATTACTTCCGGGTTTTTCGAGGGTAATTTTGAATATAATCAGGTTCATTCACTACATACACACAGCAATTACTATATTAAAATTGGTAGCAATATTATCAAGTCAAGTAACAGTTATTATTATATCGGCAAAACCAGAAGTAGCGTTTTCTACTATAATGAAAAAACCGATTTAGTAACAGTCTATCCGTCCAATTTAATAACAGAAATGGTGTTAGGGTCAGATTAACTACGACTTTAAAACTTTCTTAATCGGCTACCTTTTCTACCCTTGTTGAATGTCAATAAAAAGGCACCAAACATTTATTAAAAGTTCCCACAGAACACTGAAAAAAAGTTCAAAAATACAAATTGAATTGCTTCCTTTCTTATGCCATTAATCATGATTTTAAAAGCATTTAACTAGTTGCAAAATCACTAGTGTTTAAGAGATTGTAAAGGGATATTTTGGACATATATAAATAAGCAAAAATATAATTTGGCTTGTCATCTTCTTACACTAATAAACGCCAATATTGTCTTGTATGAAAGCTTCAACACTTGGCTATTTGTTTTGATCTTAACTATGTTTGAAAAAGCTAATTTATCGCCTCATACTTTTCGCTATTTTCGTTATTTCAAAACATGGAAATGCTATATCAAAAAAGCGAAAATATCAGATGCAATAAGCCATCTTTTTCCCTCAATTGATAGATAGAAATACGAGTTAATAAATCAAAGTTGACATGCTAGTTTAGTGCAGTAAAATCACCTTACAAAAATAAAAAAATATCTGTTTAATTAATACCTTTATATTTGCAATTAAACGCCCAATTTAAGGATGCCCATTAAAGGAAACCAGTTTAGATCAAATAGCTTTAAGAACGAGAATGAACCCCGCAAACCGGGCGAAAAAACTGTAAAGGAAAGGCCAGCTAAACAGCAAGTAGAGCGGCTGCCCTTGTTTGACCTGCGCGACGGCCGGCTCATCAAAATTGTCGGGCTTTTCTTCCTGGTGTTGTCTATTTTTTTCCTTATCGCCTTTACCTCGTACCTGTTTACCTGGCAGCAGGATCAAAGCTATGTATCAAAGGCCAACGGTGGCTGGGGCAACCTGTTTAAAACCAGTAAAGAGCTAATGGATAACGGGGTAAACAACCCCATGGTTGATAACTGGCTGGGCAAATTTGGCGCGCTGCTGTCTAACCAATTTATTTTCGAGTGGTTTGGCGTGGCGTCGTTCATTTTCATATTTGTATTTTTTATAATCGGCTACCGCTTGTTGTTTAAAATACGTTTATTCTCGTTAAGCAAAGTTTTGGCATACAGCCTTTTCGGTGTCGTATTTATATCGATAGCCATTGGCTTTGTACATGCTTTTGTAATAGACTACCCCCACTTTATGGAGGGCGAATTTGGTTACTGGAGCAATCGCCTATTAAGCGCGCAGGTTGGCCAGGCCGGTACCGGCGGTATTTTAGCCTTTGCAGGCCTTACCGTTTTAATTATTGCGTACAACATCGATTTTAAACTACCGCAGCGCCAACCCAAAATAAACGAGGTTGCCGTTGATGAAGTAGCACCCGAGCCGGTTGAGTTAGAAGAGGAAGAAATATCGTTACCGGTAGAGTGGCCGCGCAATGGCAACAGGCCGCGCGACGAGAATGTGGCCCGTACCCTCACCACCGAGCCGCTTACACAGCAGCCGTTGGCACCAACCCCGGTTTTTCATGAGCCTGTGGTATTAAAACCTGATACCTACGCCCACGAGCCGGAAGCCGACGACGAAATACCCCTAACTATAGACATAGCAAGGCCAACCCCTATCCTTAACATCGAGAAAACGGACGATGACAAGGCAAAATCGTTGGTTGACCAGTTTGGCACATACGACCATAAGCTGGAACTATCCGGCTACAAAATACCACCGATTAGCTTGTTAGAGGAGTATGGTACAGGTAAAATAGCCGTAAACTCGGACGAGTTGGAGGCCAACAAAAACAAAATTGTTGAAACGCTTAACCATTACAACATCGAGATTGATAAGATAAAGGCAACCATAGGCCCAACCGTAACCCTTTACGAAATTATACCGGCCCCGGGTGTGCGCATATCCAAGATCAAGAACCTGGAAGATGATATCGCCTTGAGTTTAGCCGCCCTGGGTATACGTATCATTGCCCCTATGCCGGGTAAAGGTACTATCGGTATCGAGGTGCCTAATCAAAACCCCGAAATGGTATCGATGCGGTCTATCCTGTCTACCGAAAAATGGCGCGACAATACCATGGACCTGCCCATCGCTTTAGGCAAAACCATTTCTAACGAAGTATTTATTGCCGATCTGGCTAAAATGCCGCACTTATTGGTGGCGGGTGCTACCGGCCAGGGTAAATCGGTAGGTATAAATGCCATATTGGTATCGCTGCTGTATAAAAAACACCCCGCCGAGTTAAAGTTTGTATTGGTAGACCCTAAAAAGGT
This portion of the Inquilinus sp. KBS0705 genome encodes:
- a CDS encoding endonuclease: MPEGPSILILKEKVQQFKGKKIIAATCNNNTFDAGLLINQTITDFKSWGKHFLICLPHFTVRIHMMMFGTYRINQHTAKSPRLHLQFADGELNFYACLLQLIDEPLDEVYDWSADVMSDKWDTRKAIKKMKAIPKLLACDALMDQQLFSGVGNIIKNEALFRARIHPESLVAAMPPKKVKEMITEAITYSFEFFEQRKAGTLSKHWQAYHKKQCPRNHVPFIEKDTGKSHRASFYCELCQVKYQ
- a CDS encoding beta-lactamase family protein → MMKRLLALLLLGAALHNTVYAQSINKPRLDSLLNILSSNNKTMGSLSISQNGKTIYQKAVGYSFIDSLSSQPATVQTKYRIGSISKMFTGVITFQLIEEGKLTLETTLDKFYPQMPNAANITIGQLLSHHSGLFNITNDPAFATYMTKPQTREQMLTKMAAFAPRFEPGAKFEYSNTNFIVLAYIVEKITNQPFADVVKQRVINKAGLKDTYYGGKINTANNEALSYNFADKWKIIPETDMSIPSGAGAMVSTPADLTKFAEALFNGKLISDASLAKMKPLSDYYGMAMRKIDFDGKVSYGHNGAIDGFRAELAYFPQQKLAIAYTSNGGIYSTEKILKATVSIVFNEPFTMPLYKKPDLKTEELDKYLGVYSSPDFPLKITMSKDNTTLYGQAAGQGLIRLEATGKDRFEFEPNDIVVEFDTAKGQFILKQNGGIKVFTREK
- a CDS encoding DNA translocase FtsK, whose translation is MPIKGNQFRSNSFKNENEPRKPGEKTVKERPAKQQVERLPLFDLRDGRLIKIVGLFFLVLSIFFLIAFTSYLFTWQQDQSYVSKANGGWGNLFKTSKELMDNGVNNPMVDNWLGKFGALLSNQFIFEWFGVASFIFIFVFFIIGYRLLFKIRLFSLSKVLAYSLFGVVFISIAIGFVHAFVIDYPHFMEGEFGYWSNRLLSAQVGQAGTGGILAFAGLTVLIIAYNIDFKLPQRQPKINEVAVDEVAPEPVELEEEEISLPVEWPRNGNRPRDENVARTLTTEPLTQQPLAPTPVFHEPVVLKPDTYAHEPEADDEIPLTIDIARPTPILNIEKTDDDKAKSLVDQFGTYDHKLELSGYKIPPISLLEEYGTGKIAVNSDELEANKNKIVETLNHYNIEIDKIKATIGPTVTLYEIIPAPGVRISKIKNLEDDIALSLAALGIRIIAPMPGKGTIGIEVPNQNPEMVSMRSILSTEKWRDNTMDLPIALGKTISNEVFIADLAKMPHLLVAGATGQGKSVGINAILVSLLYKKHPAELKFVLVDPKKVELTLFRKIERHFLAKLPDEADAIITDTKKVVNTLNSLCIEMDQRYDLLKDAQVRNLKEYNTKFVNRKISDPEKHRYLPFIVLVIDEFADLMMTAGKEVEQPIARIAQLARAVGIHLVIATQRPSVNVITGTIKANFPARLAFRVLSKIDSRTILDAGGADQLIGRGDMLLSTGSDLIRLQCAFVDTPEVEKISDFIGNQRGYATAMLLPEYVGDGESSSPKDFDPDDRDPMFEEAARLIVMHQQGSTSLIQRKMKLGYNRAGRIIDQLEAAGIVGPFEGSKARDVLYPDEYSLMQYLDTLKD